The Branchiostoma floridae strain S238N-H82 chromosome 17, Bfl_VNyyK, whole genome shotgun sequence genome has a window encoding:
- the LOC118404512 gene encoding long-chain-fatty-acid--CoA ligase 1-like, protein MDSILNVSSTKLAAGAAAVAAGAYYLASRPSPIEPPCPIDHQSVEVKGQDGARISTRCKDGKLLEYIYDDVTTTYEGFQRGIRLTGGTGRCLGWRAAPNEPYQWMTYQQVHDRALRFGSGLLEKGLSAGQDTFVAIFSQNRPEWVIAEQACSAFSMVVVPLYDTLGSQAIKFVIEQGNLHTIVCDVEKKVASILDITQEVSVVKRIVVMEKISDDLKKRATSLGVEVMTFDDVEEAGRRNTHKAVPPRPEDLLTICYTSGTTGLPKGVMLTHRNIVTNISAVLKHVEGYLCLGPDDMHVSYLPLPHQFERSLHVMFFMTGVQIGFFGGDVKKLLDDFRELRPTIFPSVPRLLNRIYDKVNAGVQGSAIKSKLLEIALRSKSAEVKRGIVRRDSIWDTLIFGKVQNLLGGRVRAIITGSAPLSEAAMTFLRAAIGCTVYEGYGQTEANAGVSFTIPGDHSTGHVGSPLTCNLIKLVDIPEMDYYTKNNQGEVCAKGPNIMKGYYKAPEKTADALDEDGWLHTGDVGQWLPNGVLKIIDRKKHIFKLAQGEYIAPEKVESIYTGSPLVAQAFVHGESLKASCVGIFVPDPEVLPSWAKNNLNMEGTMHELCKSKAVRNAILEEVTSLGQQRGLHSFEQVKDIHLHPELFSLENGLLTPTFKSKRTALRSTFQPQIQDMYKNLV, encoded by the exons GGTCAGGACGGAGCTCGCATTTCTACCAGGTGCAAGGATGGGAAACTGCTCGAATACATTTACGATGACGTCACCACCACTTACGAAGGGTTTCAGAGGGGTATCAGGTTAACAG GGGGTACAGGACGTTGTCTTGGCTGGCGAGCAGCACCCAATGAGCCTTACCAGTGGATGACATACCAACAG GTACACGACAGGGCCCTCCGGTTCGGGTCGGGTCTGTTGGAGAAGGGCCTATCTGCCGGACAGGACACCTTTGTCGCCATCTTCTCCCAGAATCGTCCAGAG TGGGTGATTGCTGAGCAGGCATGCAGTGCGTTCTCCATGGTTGTTGTTCCATTGTATGACACGCTGGGATCACAGGCCATCAAGTTTGTCATCGAACAGG GAAATCTCCATACTATTGTATGTGACGTGGAGAAGAAGGTAGCCTCCATCCTCGACATAACCCAGGAGGTGTCTGTGGTCAAGAGAATCGTGGTCATGGAAAAGATCAGTGATGACCTGAAGAAACGAGCCACCTCATTGGGCGTTGAAGTGATGACGTTTGATGACGTGGAG GAGGCTGGAaggagaaacacacacaaagctgTT CCACCTCGTCCAGAAGACCTGCTGACGATTTGCTACACCAGCGGAACTACGG GACTTCCTAAAGGCGTGATGCTGACTCACAGGAACATCGTCACAAACATCAGTGCTGTGCTGAAACATGTGGAG GGCTACCTGTGTCTGGGGCCTGATGACATGCACGTGTCCTACTTGCCTCTTCCTCACCAGTTCGAGAGGTCGCTACAT GTGATGTTCTTCATGACCGGTGTTCAGATCGGATTCTTCGGTGGTGACGTCAAGAAACTGCTGGATGACTTCCGGGAACTCCGGCCCACCATCTTCCCGTCGGTCCCTCGTCTGCTCAACAGGATATATGACAAA GTAAACGCAGGAGTTCAGGGTAGCGCCATCAAGTCCAAGCTGTTGGAGATAGCCTTGAGAAGCAAATCTGCGGAAGTCaaaag GGGTATTGTCAGACGTGACAGCATTTGGGATACGCTGATCTTTGGCAAAGTCCAA AATCTTCTGGGAGGTCGTGTGAGGGCTATCATCACAGGATCGGCTCCTCTGTCGGAGGCAGCCATGACTTTCCTAAGGGCGGCCATTGGTTGTACG GTGTATGAAGGATACGGACAAACAGAGGCGAATGCAGGAGTTTCCTTCACTATACCTGGTGACCACAGCACCG GTCACGTGGGCTCACCACTGACCTGTAATCTCATCAAGCTTGTTGACATTCCCGAGATGGACTACTACACCAAGAACAACCAGGGGGAG GTGTGCGCTAAAGGACCAAACATCATGAAGGGGTATTACAAGGCCCCCGAGAAAACAGCAGATGCGCTTGATGAGGACGGCTGGTTGCATACAGGAGACGTGGGGCAGTGGCTACCG aacgGCGTTCTCAAGATCATTGACCGAAAGAAGCACATTTTCAAGCTTGCCCAG ggagAGTACATTGCTCCAGAGAAGGTGGAGAGTATCTACACAGGCAGCCCGCTGGTGGCGCAGGCGTTTGTTCATGGAGAGAGTCTGAAG GCGTCGTGTGTTGGTATTTTCGTCCCCgaccctgaggtgttgccaagtTGGGCCAAGAACAACCTGAACATGGAGGGCACGATGCACGAGCTGTGCAAGAGCAAG GCTGTAAGGAATGCCATTCTAGAAGAGGTAACCAGCCTAGGGCAACAACGTGGTCTGCATTCCTTTGAACAG GTGAAGGACATCCACCTCCATCCGGAACTCTTCAGCCTGGAGAACGGTCTGCTCACTCCGACATTCAAGTCTAAACGTACCGCTCTTAGGTCCACTTTCCAACCACAGattcaagacatgtacaaaAACCTGGTCTGA